From a region of the Corallococcus coralloides DSM 2259 genome:
- a CDS encoding serine/threonine protein kinase produces the protein MTTGGHTTRFGKYELQERLGAGGMAVVHRARYTVAEGVSRSVVIKRVRDPYAQDPGFVQMFLNEARISMGLSHGNIVQVFDFGQEAGEYFLAMEWVDGQPLSKVLKRLKLKGMAHLPAPLAVQLMVEVCKGLHHAHTRRDEEGRSLGLVHRDVSPDNVLVSYEGEVKLTDFGIAKAQWAGRQDTDAGVVRGKFLYLSPEQTRAEALDARSDVYTAGVVLFELLTGRRPAEGDQASVMERIATGDLTPPHAYVPDLDHSLGAVVSRALALRRDDRFTSAEDFQRALAEWLAYRAPLFPASTLRHLMGWLFEEELKLAGQPPRIPESFLRQAAVWTGEGGPAGMDEPERASAVHRAHAEAFPEEHVPGALVGGSPAADMGAGVPGWVWAAVIAAAVVFFVGRAVMPDMSEPRSRKLQVVSVPPGAEVRWDGKQVGMTPTVLNVASGEDSHQLELRFVGYQPWATTVSQAAVPERVQVSLERLPPPAPPPEPVVDARVKDKESQAEGAPRKRSAASARGESREASDWMARSPDAGAAYTLGQEMLAAGSAMQAGEKFWKCLELKETAAECHLGLGRVGVMTDRDSMAREGYQRYLELRPRGVAATEARKYLHAKTAR, from the coding sequence GTGACAACGGGTGGGCACACGACGCGTTTCGGCAAGTACGAGCTGCAGGAGCGCCTGGGCGCGGGCGGCATGGCCGTGGTGCACCGCGCGCGCTACACCGTGGCGGAGGGCGTGTCCCGGTCCGTCGTCATCAAGCGCGTGAGGGACCCGTACGCGCAGGACCCTGGTTTCGTGCAGATGTTCCTCAACGAAGCGCGCATCTCCATGGGGCTGTCGCACGGCAACATCGTCCAGGTCTTCGACTTCGGGCAGGAGGCGGGGGAGTACTTCCTCGCCATGGAGTGGGTGGACGGGCAGCCCCTGTCCAAGGTGCTCAAGCGCCTGAAGCTGAAGGGGATGGCGCACCTGCCGGCGCCGCTGGCCGTGCAGCTGATGGTGGAGGTCTGCAAGGGCCTGCACCACGCGCACACGCGCCGCGACGAGGAGGGGCGTTCGCTGGGGCTGGTGCACCGCGACGTGTCGCCGGACAACGTCCTGGTGAGCTACGAGGGCGAGGTGAAGCTCACCGACTTCGGCATCGCGAAGGCGCAGTGGGCCGGCCGGCAGGACACGGACGCGGGCGTGGTGCGCGGCAAGTTCCTCTACCTGTCACCGGAGCAGACGCGAGCGGAGGCGCTGGATGCGCGCTCGGACGTGTACACGGCCGGCGTGGTGCTCTTCGAGCTGCTCACCGGCCGCAGGCCCGCGGAGGGAGACCAGGCCTCGGTGATGGAGCGCATCGCCACGGGTGACCTGACGCCCCCGCACGCGTACGTCCCGGACCTGGATCACTCGCTGGGCGCGGTGGTGTCCCGGGCCCTGGCGCTGAGGCGGGATGACCGCTTCACGAGCGCGGAGGACTTCCAGCGCGCGTTGGCGGAGTGGCTCGCGTACCGGGCGCCGCTGTTCCCCGCGTCCACGCTGCGCCACCTGATGGGCTGGCTGTTCGAGGAGGAGCTGAAGCTCGCGGGCCAGCCGCCGCGGATTCCGGAGTCCTTCCTGCGCCAGGCGGCGGTGTGGACGGGGGAGGGCGGCCCGGCGGGAATGGACGAGCCGGAGCGGGCGTCCGCGGTGCACCGCGCGCACGCCGAGGCGTTCCCGGAGGAGCACGTGCCCGGGGCGCTGGTGGGCGGAAGCCCCGCGGCGGACATGGGCGCGGGAGTGCCCGGCTGGGTCTGGGCGGCCGTCATCGCGGCGGCGGTGGTCTTCTTCGTGGGGCGGGCAGTGATGCCCGACATGTCGGAGCCCCGCTCGCGCAAGCTCCAGGTGGTCTCAGTGCCACCGGGCGCGGAGGTGCGCTGGGACGGCAAGCAGGTCGGGATGACGCCGACGGTGCTGAACGTCGCTTCGGGAGAGGACTCGCACCAGCTGGAGCTGCGGTTCGTGGGGTACCAGCCGTGGGCGACCACCGTGTCGCAGGCCGCCGTGCCGGAGCGCGTGCAGGTGTCGCTGGAGCGGCTGCCGCCTCCGGCTCCTCCGCCGGAGCCGGTGGTGGATGCACGGGTGAAGGACAAGGAGTCGCAGGCAGAAGGAGCGCCCCGCAAGCGGAGCGCGGCGAGCGCCCGGGGCGAATCGCGCGAGGCCTCGGATTGGATGGCGAGGTCGCCGGACGCGGGCGCGGCGTACACGCTGGGGCAGGAGATGCTCGCGGCGGGCAGTGCGATGCAGGCGGGTGAGAAGTTCTGGAAGTGCCTGGAGCTGAAGGAGACGGCCGCGGAGTGCCACCTGGGCCTGGGCCGGGTGGGCGTGATGACGGACCGGGACTCCATGGCCCGCGAGGGCTACCAGCGCTACCTGGAGCTGCGTCCGCGAGGCGTCGCGGCCACCGAGGCGCGCAAGTACCTCCACGCGAAGACGGCGCGGTAG
- a CDS encoding YdcF family protein: protein MFLVLSKLLDLLLSPLTWVLILGVGGVVLRRWKRLSLASQLAALVLLYVFSIEPTVALLTRATEADAVSTYRPDVVYDAVILLGGGLDAAATERSGQPEYNAAPERMMRTFELLRDGRARQVLITAGNLDARPEAVVEADVLAAQLVHWGIAPERIVKEGRSRNTRENALESEPLVRAHGWKSLLLVTSAAHLPRAAGCFAAVGLKADTLAVDLRSSTIPPAKLSWLPRSGALNQSTDMLRELAGRVVYRARGWTTPWR, encoded by the coding sequence ATGTTCCTTGTCCTGTCGAAGCTGTTGGACCTGTTGCTGTCCCCGCTCACCTGGGTGCTCATCCTGGGCGTGGGGGGCGTGGTGCTGCGCCGGTGGAAGCGCCTGTCGCTGGCGTCCCAGCTCGCGGCGTTGGTCCTGCTGTACGTGTTCTCCATCGAGCCGACGGTGGCGCTGCTGACGCGCGCGACGGAGGCGGACGCGGTGAGCACGTACCGGCCGGACGTCGTCTACGACGCGGTCATCCTGTTGGGCGGAGGGTTGGACGCGGCGGCCACGGAGCGCTCGGGGCAGCCGGAGTACAACGCCGCGCCGGAGCGGATGATGCGCACCTTCGAGCTGCTGCGCGACGGCCGGGCACGGCAGGTGTTGATCACCGCCGGCAACCTGGACGCAAGGCCGGAAGCGGTGGTGGAGGCGGACGTACTGGCCGCGCAACTGGTGCACTGGGGCATCGCGCCCGAGCGCATCGTGAAGGAGGGGCGCAGCCGCAACACCCGCGAGAACGCGCTGGAGTCAGAGCCGCTGGTGCGCGCGCACGGCTGGAAGTCGCTGCTCCTGGTGACGAGCGCCGCGCACCTGCCCCGAGCGGCCGGCTGCTTCGCGGCGGTGGGGCTGAAGGCGGACACGCTCGCGGTGGACCTCCGCTCCTCGACGATTCCCCCCGCGAAGCTGAGCTGGCTGCCACGCTCGGGAGCGCTCAACCAGAGCACGGACATGCTGCGCGAGCTGGCGGGACGGGTCGTCTACCGGGCGCGAGGCTGGACCACACCCTGGCGGTAG
- a CDS encoding bifunctional metallophosphatase/5'-nucleotidase, with protein MMKKTVSTWAVLLPLAMVLATRSAGAAEPTPPADTVRLTILHLNDVYQFQPTAQNRGGLSRVATLKQQALKESPHVLTLLAGDTISPSVESSAEVAGEALKGKQMIDAWNALGLDYSTVGNHEFDFGDDVLRARLQQSRFPWLGANVMSVKSGQVFDGLKAWDLRDVGGVKVGIFGVVLPETQTSSKPGKDTRITPYCEAAKRSVDELRAAGAQFVLGLTHLTVEQDRELAKCVRVDLIIGGHDHDRVEETVAGTPIFKLDEDAIDLGRVTLDLDAKTGAVKKLTWKVIPITSKTPDDAAFDEQMKPYAPLLATLAERVGRSPVSLDARSAQNRLGETNLGSFLADAFREAMGADVALVNGGAIRADRVLPAGTMTRRELYSLMPYRNELVVLMVKGAVLRAALENGVSLSSVDGKPPGRFPQVSGLRFTYDLRKAPGARVTKVEVKGKPLDDAATYRLATLSFVAQGNDGYSMFKDLPAVPRGLDVSPWEALGTAFRTGKPAPRAKPQGRITVIGAPKGGLHAPPSMK; from the coding sequence ATGATGAAGAAGACCGTGAGCACCTGGGCGGTGCTGCTGCCGCTCGCAATGGTGCTGGCCACCCGTTCAGCCGGGGCCGCCGAGCCGACGCCTCCCGCCGATACCGTCCGCCTCACGATCCTCCACCTCAACGACGTCTATCAATTCCAGCCCACCGCCCAGAACCGGGGCGGCCTGTCGCGCGTGGCCACGCTCAAGCAGCAGGCGCTGAAGGAGTCGCCGCACGTCCTCACGCTGCTGGCGGGTGACACGATTTCTCCTTCGGTGGAGTCGTCAGCGGAGGTGGCGGGCGAGGCGCTCAAGGGCAAGCAGATGATCGACGCGTGGAACGCGCTCGGTCTGGACTACTCCACGGTGGGCAACCACGAGTTCGACTTCGGGGACGACGTGCTGCGCGCGCGCCTCCAGCAGTCGCGCTTCCCGTGGCTGGGCGCCAACGTGATGAGCGTGAAGTCGGGGCAGGTGTTCGACGGGCTCAAGGCGTGGGACCTCCGCGACGTGGGCGGCGTGAAGGTGGGCATCTTCGGCGTGGTGCTGCCGGAGACGCAGACGTCGTCCAAGCCGGGCAAGGACACGCGCATCACGCCTTACTGCGAGGCGGCGAAGCGCTCCGTGGACGAGCTGCGGGCCGCGGGCGCGCAGTTCGTGCTGGGGCTCACGCACCTGACGGTGGAGCAGGACCGGGAGCTTGCGAAGTGCGTGCGCGTGGACCTCATCATCGGCGGGCATGACCACGACCGCGTGGAGGAGACCGTCGCGGGCACGCCCATCTTCAAGCTGGACGAGGACGCCATCGACCTGGGCCGCGTCACGCTGGACCTGGATGCGAAGACGGGCGCGGTGAAGAAGCTCACGTGGAAGGTGATTCCCATCACCTCCAAGACTCCGGACGACGCGGCGTTCGACGAGCAGATGAAGCCCTATGCCCCGCTGCTGGCCACGCTGGCGGAGCGGGTGGGTCGCTCGCCGGTGTCGCTGGATGCGCGCAGCGCGCAGAACCGCCTGGGGGAGACGAACCTGGGCTCCTTCCTGGCGGATGCGTTCCGCGAGGCGATGGGCGCGGACGTGGCGCTCGTGAACGGGGGCGCCATCCGCGCGGACCGGGTGCTGCCCGCGGGGACGATGACCCGGCGAGAGCTGTACTCGCTCATGCCCTACCGCAATGAGTTGGTGGTGCTGATGGTGAAGGGGGCGGTGCTGCGCGCGGCGCTGGAGAACGGCGTCAGCCTGAGCAGCGTGGACGGCAAGCCGCCCGGCCGCTTCCCACAGGTGTCCGGCCTGCGCTTCACCTACGACCTGCGCAAGGCGCCGGGCGCGCGGGTGACGAAGGTGGAGGTGAAGGGCAAGCCGCTGGACGACGCGGCGACGTACCGGCTGGCCACGTTGAGCTTCGTGGCGCAGGGCAACGACGGCTACTCCATGTTCAAGGACCTGCCCGCGGTGCCCAGGGGCCTGGATGTGTCGCCGTGGGAGGCACTCGGCACCGCGTTCCGCACTGGCAAGCCCGCGCCGCGCGCGAAGCCCCAGGGCCGCATCACGGTCATCGGCGCGCCCAAGGGCGGACTGCATGCGCCGCCGTCGATGAAGTAG
- a CDS encoding MBL fold metallo-hydrolase: MSLSFIPLGVGDAFSALYYSSCLALEAEGQVLLLDCPHPIRKMMREASESSGVHLDVERVSAVALTHLHADHASGLEGLGYFSFFVLQRKMELLAHPSVTRRLWEGHLAAGMECLIEQQGAGPSHKHFEDYFTHTPLHLERSVKHGPFEIECRFTYHHVPTTAFRIRAGGRCLGYSADTAFDEGLISWLSEADLVIHETNYGVHTPYEKLAALPEATRAKMRLIHYPDLFDTSGSVIEPLVQGRRYTV; this comes from the coding sequence ATGAGCCTGTCCTTCATTCCCCTGGGCGTCGGTGATGCCTTCTCCGCGCTCTACTACTCGTCGTGCCTGGCGCTGGAGGCGGAAGGGCAGGTGCTGCTGCTCGACTGTCCGCACCCCATCCGGAAGATGATGCGCGAGGCGTCCGAGTCCTCCGGCGTGCACCTGGACGTGGAGCGCGTCAGCGCCGTGGCCCTCACGCACCTGCACGCGGACCACGCCTCCGGCCTGGAGGGACTGGGGTACTTCTCCTTCTTCGTGCTGCAGCGGAAGATGGAGCTGCTCGCGCACCCGAGCGTCACGCGCCGCCTCTGGGAGGGCCACCTGGCCGCGGGCATGGAGTGCCTCATCGAGCAGCAGGGCGCGGGGCCCAGCCACAAGCACTTCGAGGACTACTTCACGCACACGCCGCTGCACCTGGAGCGCTCGGTGAAGCACGGCCCGTTCGAAATCGAGTGCCGCTTCACCTACCACCACGTGCCCACCACCGCGTTCCGTATCCGCGCCGGGGGCCGGTGCCTGGGCTACAGCGCGGACACCGCGTTCGACGAGGGGCTCATCTCCTGGCTGTCCGAGGCGGACCTGGTCATCCACGAGACGAACTACGGCGTGCACACGCCCTACGAGAAGCTGGCGGCGCTGCCGGAGGCCACGCGCGCGAAGATGCGCCTCATCCACTATCCGGACCTGTTCGACACGAGCGGCAGCGTGATTGAACCGCTGGTGCAGGGCCGGCGCTACACCGTCTGA
- the coaD gene encoding pantetheine-phosphate adenylyltransferase, translating to MTIAIYAGSFDPVTAGHLSVVRQAARLFSHVVVVVAVNPNKRTLLTAEERMALIREAVARHPNVSVTFTEGLIVELAREIGASVLLRGVRGATDAQFETELAQMNRALAPELSTLFLPAEAHLAEVSSSALKERLTRGEDVSAFCPPAVAAKLRERLSPSLRSHP from the coding sequence ATGACCATCGCCATCTACGCAGGCAGCTTCGACCCCGTGACGGCGGGACACCTGTCGGTGGTGCGACAGGCGGCGCGCCTCTTCAGCCACGTCGTCGTGGTGGTCGCGGTCAACCCGAACAAGCGCACGCTGCTCACCGCCGAGGAGCGCATGGCGCTCATCCGGGAGGCCGTGGCCCGGCATCCCAACGTCTCCGTCACCTTCACCGAAGGGCTCATCGTGGAGCTGGCGCGGGAGATTGGCGCGAGCGTCCTGTTGCGCGGCGTGCGCGGCGCCACCGATGCGCAGTTCGAGACGGAGCTGGCGCAGATGAACCGCGCGCTCGCGCCGGAGCTGTCCACCCTCTTCCTGCCCGCGGAGGCGCACCTGGCGGAGGTGTCCAGCAGCGCCCTGAAAGAACGCCTCACGCGCGGCGAGGACGTGTCCGCCTTCTGCCCTCCCGCCGTCGCCGCGAAGCTGCGCGAGCGGCTGTCCCCTTCCCTCCGGAGCCATCCATGA
- a CDS encoding TetR/AcrR family transcriptional regulator, protein MPRPSNTEARREQIVAGLLKAMAERGYEGASVAEIARAAGLSAGLVHYHFEDKQEILLTLVRSLAARARQRFATRVTKLASDDARGRVEAFVDAFLATGPDADVAAVAGWVTISAEAIRQPEVRVAYEEVVRADLEQLEALVAAVVGKRRARPLAAGLFAAIQGYFVLSASAPGLVPPGSAAGTVKRMAAGLLDAATSSSPDREVS, encoded by the coding sequence ATGCCTCGCCCCTCCAATACCGAAGCGCGCCGGGAACAGATTGTCGCCGGGCTGCTCAAGGCCATGGCCGAGCGCGGCTACGAGGGCGCGTCCGTGGCGGAGATCGCCCGCGCGGCGGGCCTGAGCGCGGGCCTGGTGCACTACCACTTCGAGGACAAGCAGGAGATCCTCCTGACCCTGGTGCGCTCGTTGGCCGCTCGCGCGCGGCAGCGCTTCGCCACCCGCGTGACGAAGCTCGCCTCGGATGATGCGCGCGGGCGGGTGGAGGCGTTCGTGGACGCGTTCCTCGCCACCGGGCCGGACGCGGACGTGGCGGCGGTGGCGGGATGGGTCACCATCAGCGCGGAGGCCATCCGGCAGCCGGAGGTGCGCGTCGCCTACGAAGAGGTGGTGCGCGCGGACCTGGAGCAGTTGGAGGCGCTGGTCGCCGCGGTGGTGGGCAAGCGCCGCGCGCGTCCGCTGGCCGCGGGGCTCTTCGCCGCCATCCAGGGGTACTTCGTGCTGTCCGCGAGCGCGCCCGGGCTCGTGCCCCCGGGCTCCGCGGCGGGCACCGTGAAGCGCATGGCGGCGGGGCTGTTGGACGCGGCGACTTCTTCTTCACCGGACCGTGAGGTGTCGTGA
- a CDS encoding adenine phosphoribosyltransferase produces the protein MSLDPTLLSDLQATLRDVPDFPKPGIVFKDITPMLADPRLFGRVVNAMSAPFRGQHITKVVGVESRGFLLGAPIALALEAGFVPARKPGKLPHKCIVERYSLEYGADGVEMHEDAILKDERVLVVDDVLATGGTADATGRLVSRLGGQIVGYSFLITLDFLEGAKRLGPDKVTSVLRF, from the coding sequence ATGTCCCTCGACCCCACGCTCCTCTCCGACCTCCAGGCCACCCTGCGGGATGTGCCGGACTTCCCCAAGCCCGGCATCGTCTTCAAGGACATCACCCCCATGCTGGCGGACCCGCGCCTGTTCGGCCGGGTGGTCAACGCCATGTCCGCCCCCTTCCGGGGCCAGCACATCACCAAGGTGGTGGGCGTGGAGTCGCGCGGCTTCCTGCTCGGCGCCCCCATCGCGCTGGCGCTGGAGGCGGGCTTCGTGCCCGCGCGCAAGCCCGGCAAGCTGCCGCACAAGTGCATCGTGGAGCGCTACTCGCTGGAGTACGGCGCGGACGGCGTGGAGATGCACGAGGACGCCATCCTCAAGGATGAGCGCGTGCTCGTGGTGGATGACGTGCTCGCCACCGGCGGCACCGCCGACGCCACGGGCCGGCTCGTCAGCCGGCTGGGTGGACAGATTGTCGGCTACAGCTTCCTCATCACGCTCGACTTCCTGGAGGGCGCGAAGCGCCTGGGACCGGACAAGGTGACGTCCGTCCTGCGCTTCTAG
- a CDS encoding DEAD/DEAH box helicase gives MQAVQTTADTRDPLSPQDGLWLRALKAEVEPATFKKGREVAEGRRVFGLTREPERIRAQVAGPSGERYDVALIPGEGKVVSSCTCPVWNTTGPHCEHVVAVALIYAARFRPPPPPQKAAAPPPPPPEPEDLGPADEEEIPGGGAPGMEGVSLPALAKVESWLGLSSLPDYEFLYRLTPASTGAGGSNNRHWVVDVRRQDAQTKGPVHVKRLLQAGSRIAPADERIFMVLSRHEHRYDSRIVLSDEDLCEVLELLRQRRVIYRGTPLVYMEQPVRPQIHLESRPDGATAQIELLFPDGVGYPLKDVIVLAGRRTYVIQAQNLHAVEPDFPPRLLRKWLLEPTMAFPSGQLDRVLTFFAAHLPRFRMSLKADDIEVDESVEPRFVLTLEGAAERVKVQLAARYGQTTVAVSPTATHLGYASGVGEDARKLYRRRDEVERAAGKLLLDQGLRFDQAAQAFDATGDVALEFWARGLASLPAEWERYGVQAPKVRLRPKLKPRIRVGMSGVQWFDLDAEFVTDDQAVDLGAVRMWLDSGRKFVPLKDGSFAEADVAEIKRVADLLEEAGAMPGRTRTRLPLHQAVALDLLADLGEFTEVEAKARQAMLSLRESSGVPKVAVPEGLQATLRHYQEAGLSWLWFLRRHGLSGILADDMGLGKTIQSLSLMQKVANDEGRKPSLVVAPTSVLANWEREAERFTPGLKAMVWHGQDRRERAEDLKGMDLVLTSYALVRRDLEQLSQVGFRYVILDEAQNIKNADSATAQACKSLPSETRLALTGTPLENRLSELWSIFDFLMPGFLGSAEGFSDRYEQPIQVANDATAKDRLRRRIQPFIMRRLKTEVAKDLPPKTESVAWCEMEPGQAALYREVLEESRRKVNESIEKVGFKRSRVSILAALMRLRQVCCDPRLLKMPPGTLLPSSAKLERFMELVADLVAEGHRALVFSQFTEMLELLKQEADKKGLRYLYLDGRTKDRMGKVDEYNRPDGPPLFFISLKAGGTGLNLTAADYVIHFDPWWNPAVEDQATDRTHRIGQTRAVISYKLITRGTVEEKILSLQRRKRELAAGVLGADGDDMGRTLTEQDIQELFTEI, from the coding sequence TTGCAAGCCGTGCAAACCACCGCTGACACCCGAGACCCTCTCTCCCCCCAGGACGGACTCTGGCTCCGCGCCCTCAAGGCCGAGGTCGAGCCCGCCACGTTCAAGAAAGGCCGCGAGGTGGCCGAAGGCCGCCGCGTCTTCGGCCTCACGCGTGAACCCGAACGCATCCGCGCGCAGGTCGCGGGTCCGTCCGGCGAGCGCTACGACGTGGCCCTGATTCCCGGAGAGGGAAAAGTCGTTTCCTCCTGCACCTGCCCGGTGTGGAACACCACGGGCCCGCATTGCGAGCACGTGGTCGCCGTGGCACTCATCTACGCGGCCCGCTTCCGGCCACCGCCGCCACCGCAGAAAGCCGCGGCGCCGCCTCCTCCGCCGCCCGAACCCGAGGACCTGGGGCCGGCCGACGAGGAGGAGATTCCCGGAGGCGGAGCGCCGGGGATGGAAGGCGTCAGCCTGCCCGCGCTCGCCAAGGTGGAGAGCTGGCTGGGCCTGTCGTCGCTGCCCGACTACGAGTTCCTCTACCGGCTCACCCCCGCGAGCACGGGGGCGGGCGGCTCCAACAACCGCCACTGGGTCGTGGACGTGCGCCGTCAGGACGCGCAGACCAAGGGCCCCGTGCACGTGAAGCGCCTGCTCCAGGCGGGCAGCCGCATCGCGCCCGCGGACGAGCGCATCTTCATGGTGCTGTCGCGCCACGAGCACCGCTACGACTCGCGCATCGTCCTCTCCGACGAGGACCTCTGCGAGGTGCTGGAGCTGCTTCGCCAGCGCCGGGTCATCTACCGGGGCACGCCGCTCGTCTACATGGAGCAGCCCGTGCGGCCGCAGATCCATCTGGAGTCGCGTCCGGACGGAGCCACCGCGCAGATTGAGCTGCTGTTCCCGGACGGCGTGGGCTACCCGCTCAAGGACGTCATCGTGCTCGCGGGCCGGCGCACGTACGTCATCCAGGCGCAGAACCTCCACGCCGTGGAGCCGGACTTCCCGCCGCGCTTGCTGCGCAAGTGGCTGCTGGAACCGACCATGGCCTTCCCGTCCGGGCAGCTGGACCGGGTGCTGACGTTCTTCGCCGCGCACCTGCCGCGCTTCCGCATGTCGCTGAAGGCGGACGACATCGAAGTGGACGAGTCGGTGGAGCCGCGCTTCGTCCTCACGCTGGAAGGCGCGGCCGAGCGCGTGAAGGTGCAGCTGGCCGCACGCTACGGCCAGACGACGGTGGCGGTGTCCCCCACGGCCACGCACCTGGGCTACGCCAGCGGCGTGGGCGAGGACGCGCGCAAGCTGTACCGCCGCCGCGACGAGGTGGAGCGCGCCGCGGGCAAGCTGCTGCTCGATCAGGGGCTGCGCTTTGATCAGGCCGCGCAGGCGTTCGACGCGACGGGCGACGTGGCCCTGGAGTTCTGGGCGCGGGGCCTGGCGAGCCTGCCCGCGGAGTGGGAGCGCTACGGCGTGCAGGCGCCCAAGGTGCGGCTGCGCCCGAAGCTCAAGCCGCGCATCCGCGTGGGCATGAGCGGCGTGCAGTGGTTCGACCTGGACGCGGAGTTCGTCACCGACGACCAGGCCGTGGACCTGGGCGCCGTGCGCATGTGGCTGGACTCCGGCCGCAAGTTCGTGCCGCTGAAGGACGGCTCCTTCGCGGAGGCGGACGTCGCGGAGATCAAGCGCGTGGCGGACCTCCTGGAGGAGGCCGGCGCCATGCCGGGCCGCACGCGCACGCGGCTGCCGCTGCACCAGGCGGTGGCCCTGGACCTGCTCGCGGACCTGGGCGAGTTCACCGAGGTGGAGGCCAAGGCCCGTCAGGCCATGCTCTCCCTGCGCGAGTCCTCCGGCGTGCCGAAGGTGGCCGTGCCCGAAGGCCTGCAGGCCACGCTGCGCCACTACCAGGAGGCGGGCCTGTCCTGGCTCTGGTTCCTCCGGCGCCACGGGCTGTCCGGCATCCTCGCGGACGACATGGGTCTGGGAAAGACGATCCAGTCCCTGAGCCTGATGCAGAAGGTGGCCAACGACGAGGGCCGCAAGCCTTCGCTGGTGGTCGCGCCCACGAGCGTGCTCGCCAACTGGGAGCGCGAGGCGGAGCGCTTCACGCCGGGCCTCAAGGCCATGGTGTGGCACGGGCAGGACCGCCGCGAGCGCGCGGAGGACCTCAAGGGCATGGACCTGGTGCTCACGTCGTACGCGCTGGTGCGCCGCGACCTGGAGCAGCTGTCCCAGGTGGGCTTCCGCTACGTCATCCTGGACGAGGCGCAGAACATCAAGAACGCGGACAGCGCCACCGCGCAGGCGTGCAAGTCGCTGCCCAGCGAGACGCGCCTGGCGCTCACCGGTACGCCGCTGGAGAACCGCCTGTCGGAGCTCTGGAGCATCTTCGACTTCCTGATGCCCGGCTTCCTGGGCAGCGCGGAAGGCTTCAGCGACCGCTACGAGCAGCCCATCCAGGTGGCCAACGACGCCACCGCGAAGGACCGGCTGCGCCGCCGCATCCAGCCCTTCATCATGCGCCGCCTCAAGACGGAGGTGGCCAAGGACCTGCCGCCGAAGACGGAGAGCGTCGCGTGGTGCGAGATGGAGCCCGGCCAGGCCGCGCTCTACCGCGAGGTGCTGGAGGAGAGCCGCCGCAAGGTGAACGAGTCCATCGAGAAGGTGGGCTTCAAGCGAAGCCGCGTCTCCATCCTCGCCGCGCTGATGCGCCTGCGTCAGGTCTGCTGCGATCCGCGTCTGCTCAAGATGCCGCCCGGCACGCTGCTGCCGTCCAGCGCGAAGCTCGAGCGCTTCATGGAACTGGTCGCGGACCTGGTGGCGGAAGGCCACCGCGCGCTCGTCTTCAGCCAGTTCACGGAGATGCTGGAGCTGCTCAAGCAGGAGGCGGACAAGAAGGGCCTGCGCTACCTCTACCTGGACGGCCGCACCAAGGACCGCATGGGCAAGGTGGACGAGTACAACCGCCCTGACGGCCCGCCGCTCTTCTTCATCAGCCTCAAGGCGGGCGGCACCGGCTTGAACCTCACCGCCGCGGACTACGTCATCCACTTCGACCCGTGGTGGAACCCCGCGGTGGAAGACCAGGCCACGGACCGTACGCACCGCATCGGTCAGACGCGCGCGGTCATCAGCTACAAGCTCATTACGCGCGGCACGGTGGAGGAGAAGATTCTCAGCCTCCAGCGCCGCAAGCGCGAACTCGCCGCCGGCGTGCTCGGCGCGGACGGGGACGACATGGGCCGCACCCTCACCGAACAGGACATCCAGGAGCTGTTCACCGAAATCTGA